The genomic region AAAAACCTTTTGGCGCATGTCTCCGAAGAGGAACTTTTCTCCCCTAAAACCACTTTTGTTTTTCCCACCAGGCGGGCAGGCCTTTATTTTCGTCATTATCTCTTTGAAAAGAGAAAAGCGCCAGGGCTTCTGCCCCGCATAATCAGCATTGCCGACTTAACCGCTGAGCTTGCCACTTTACTTGACCAGCGTCCTCTAATCACCCGGGCTGATCAGGCCTGGGTTCTCTGGGAGATAACCAGAGAAATGCCTTTTTTTGAGAAGATAACCCAGAGTTTTGATCATTTTTTCCCCTGGGGCCTGCGCTTAGCTGAAATACTAGACCTCTTTGAACGTGAGCTAATAGACGCCAAAAATATCATCTATCCTCCAGAAGAGGAACTTCCCTTTGAGGCCAGGCTCTTTGCTTCGCACCTTGGAGATATACAAAGGGCCTTTCGCGAGCGCTTAAAGGAAATGCAGGTCATTACTTCTGGGGAACGGATAAGAACGCTAGCTGAAAATATAGACCGTATTCCTAATTTTCCGGGAGCCCTTCATCTGGTAGGCTTTTTCGTGCTTACCAAGGCCGAGCAAAAAATATTCAAGACCTGGCTTAACAACGGGGCCATGCTCTGGTGGCGCCTTGAAGGGCAGGAGTTTTCTGAAATTTACCACGAACTAGAAAGGGCCTTTGGCCAAAAGGCTGAAATAATTTCTTCTGAAGAAAAGCGGCCTGAATTTCATTTTTACGAAGCTCCTGACGTGCACCATGAATTAAGGGCGGTTAAAGAACGCTTACCCAAAGAAGTAAAAACCCCTGATGATACATTAATTCTTCTTTGTGTGGCCGGACATTTAATTCCCCTACTTTATGAATTGCCAGAAGACATGCCGGTAAATATAACTCTTGGGTATCCTCTGTTTCGCACTCCCCTGGCCCAGCTTTTTCTTTTATTTGCTGAGCTAAGAGAAAGTTTTCATCAGGAGGAAGTTTATATTCCGGCCTATTTAAAGTTGATAAAACATCCTTATCTTAAAGGGCTTAAATTTCAAGGCAAAGAGGCCCTTTGTTTTTTCCACGAGCTGGAAAAGACTCTAAGGGAACACGGAAGCCCTTATCTTTCACTTGAGGAAATAGAAAATTTAGCTGAAAACGAAGACCTTTCTCGGTTTCTTTCCTGGTTTCACCGAGAGTTTTTAAAGCCCTGGTTTAACCTTAACACCACCCAGGGTTTAGCTACAGCCCTGCGAAAGCTTGTCAAAGAGTGTACTCGGGTGAGGCTTCCGGCCCTGGCTGAAGACACCCCTGAAACCCTGCTTGAGAAGGCCTTTTTATATGCCTTTGAAACTGAGATTCTGCCAAGCCTTGAAAAGGTCTCTTTTGCTACCCAAAAATTAAGACCGCACACCCTTTTTACCTTTTTAAAAGAACTTTTGCGAAACATAAGGGCACCTTTTGAAGGAGAACCGCTAGAAGGCCTTCAAATAATGGGTCTTCTTGAAACCAGGCTTCTTTCTTTCAAGCGCATCTTTGTGCTTGATGCCAATGAGGATTACCTCCCTTCAGTGGAAGAAGTAAATCCCCTTTTACCAGAAGGCCTAAAGCCAATACTTGGCCTCCCTCCTCGTGAGCGAGAAGAACTAATTGAAAGGCACCACTTCTTTGCTCTGGTGAGGGGAGCCCAAAAAGTCCATATCTTTTATCAGAGCGCCATAAGTGGAAAAGGCGAGGCCCTCGGGAAAAAACTTAGAAGCCGCTATGTGGAAAGGCTCATCTGGGAAGAAGAACAGAGGCTTAAAAGGCTTGCTCCTGAAAAGGTAACTTTTATTCCTTTAAAATTTGACCCTGCTGTTTTTAGCCGTAAGGAATCTATCCTCAAGGGACAGGCAGAAAAAGAAGCGGTGGAAAAGATACTTTCTGGGAGAAAGCACGGGATTTCGCCGTCTTTATTGAATACTTACCTTTTGTGTCCGGTGATGTTTTACTTTAAATATATTTTAGGCCTTAAGCCCACGGAAAAAATAGCAGACTTTGACGCCAAAGAACTCGGAGAAATTGTCCACACAGCACTTGAAGAATATTTTAGGCCTTATATTCAAAAACTTTATCTCCCCCGCGAAGACAACGACCCTGAGCGGCTGATAAGCTACTTTCAAGAATTTTTTAGACTGAAAAATCTTTACACTATTTTAGGCCCTGAAAGGCGTTTTTTTGTAGAAGAAACCGCTATTTTCAGACTTAAACGATATCTTGAGTTCCTGGAAATCAAGTTCCCTCAAGGCTTCGTTATCTTAGACCTGGAAAAAGAATATCATAAGGAATTTCAGGGTTTTAAGCTCGGGGGCAAACTTGACCGCTTGGAGAAAAGGGAAGAAAAGACCTTTGTGCTTGACTATAAAACCGGTACGTTTTTAAAGACCCTTTCCGCCAATCACCTGAAAGAAAAACTTTTTCAATATGACCCGCCGGCAAACTTTGATGCCGAAAGCTTTTACGAGTTTCAGGAGATGCTTCCCGACCTCCAGCTTTTTCTCTATCTTTTCATTGTGGATGCCGATAACGCTGCTTATCTCCAGCTAGCTTCGGGAAACAAAAGTTACATAGAAAAGCCTCTTTTTAGTGACAGAATAACGCCAGAAGAAGCCCAGGAATTTATGACTTTTAAATTCCCGCGTCTGCTTGAGTTTCTTTTGCGGCATATGATAGAATCCGATGCCTTTTACGCCGCGAGAGATGAAAAGACTTGCAGTTTTTGTGACTACAGCCTGGC from Thermodesulfatator indicus DSM 15286 harbors:
- a CDS encoding PD-(D/E)XK nuclease family protein, with protein sequence MAQIKALPSRDFLKNLLAHVSEEELFSPKTTFVFPTRRAGLYFRHYLFEKRKAPGLLPRIISIADLTAELATLLDQRPLITRADQAWVLWEITREMPFFEKITQSFDHFFPWGLRLAEILDLFERELIDAKNIIYPPEEELPFEARLFASHLGDIQRAFRERLKEMQVITSGERIRTLAENIDRIPNFPGALHLVGFFVLTKAEQKIFKTWLNNGAMLWWRLEGQEFSEIYHELERAFGQKAEIISSEEKRPEFHFYEAPDVHHELRAVKERLPKEVKTPDDTLILLCVAGHLIPLLYELPEDMPVNITLGYPLFRTPLAQLFLLFAELRESFHQEEVYIPAYLKLIKHPYLKGLKFQGKEALCFFHELEKTLREHGSPYLSLEEIENLAENEDLSRFLSWFHREFLKPWFNLNTTQGLATALRKLVKECTRVRLPALAEDTPETLLEKAFLYAFETEILPSLEKVSFATQKLRPHTLFTFLKELLRNIRAPFEGEPLEGLQIMGLLETRLLSFKRIFVLDANEDYLPSVEEVNPLLPEGLKPILGLPPREREELIERHHFFALVRGAQKVHIFYQSAISGKGEALGKKLRSRYVERLIWEEEQRLKRLAPEKVTFIPLKFDPAVFSRKESILKGQAEKEAVEKILSGRKHGISPSLLNTYLLCPVMFYFKYILGLKPTEKIADFDAKELGEIVHTALEEYFRPYIQKLYLPREDNDPERLISYFQEFFRLKNLYTILGPERRFFVEETAIFRLKRYLEFLEIKFPQGFVILDLEKEYHKEFQGFKLGGKLDRLEKREEKTFVLDYKTGTFLKTLSANHLKEKLFQYDPPANFDAESFYEFQEMLPDLQLFLYLFIVDADNAAYLQLASGNKSYIEKPLFSDRITPEEAQEFMTFKFPRLLEFLLRHMIESDAFYAARDEKTCSFCDYSLACECARK